Proteins encoded by one window of Paenibacillus urinalis:
- a CDS encoding pseudouridine synthase: MRINKFISETGYCSRREADKLVDSGKVTINGVVAVLGSQAEEGDEVLVDGKPLRAKGNTVYIALNKPVGITSTTEQHIEGNIVDFVGHQERIFPIGRLDKDSEGLILMTNDGDIVNKILRAEGKHEKEYIVTVNRPVTESFLRGMSSGVKILGERTLPCTVTRISDKTFRIILTEGKNRQIRRMCSAFGYEVRKLKRIRIMNIHLGSQTIGTWRELSEQEKSELGNLLNYKLI; the protein is encoded by the coding sequence ATGCGAATTAATAAATTTATTAGTGAAACAGGCTATTGTTCCCGAAGAGAGGCGGACAAGCTGGTAGACAGCGGAAAAGTAACAATCAACGGAGTTGTGGCTGTCCTTGGCAGTCAGGCGGAGGAAGGGGACGAAGTGCTGGTTGATGGGAAGCCGCTTCGTGCCAAAGGCAACACCGTATATATTGCATTAAACAAGCCTGTCGGCATTACCAGTACGACAGAGCAGCACATTGAAGGAAACATCGTAGATTTTGTGGGTCACCAAGAACGTATTTTTCCGATTGGCCGGTTGGACAAGGATTCAGAGGGTCTGATCTTAATGACGAATGATGGAGATATCGTTAACAAAATCCTCCGGGCCGAAGGAAAGCATGAGAAGGAATATATTGTGACTGTGAACAGGCCGGTGACAGAGTCTTTCCTGAGAGGAATGTCCAGCGGTGTGAAGATACTAGGTGAGAGAACACTGCCTTGTACGGTGACTCGCATCTCCGACAAGACCTTTCGCATCATTCTGACGGAAGGGAAGAATCGGCAGATTCGGCGGATGTGCAGTGCGTTTGGATATGAAGTGCGCAAACTGAAGCGAATTCGGATCATGAACATTCATCTCGGTTCCCAAACGATCGGTACTTGGCGAGAATTAAGTGAGCAGGAGAAATCGGAATTAGGGAATCTCCTGAATTACAAGCTGATCTAA
- the motB gene encoding flagellar motor protein MotB has product MKKTKKRHEEHEEHVDESWLLPYSDLMTLLLALFITLFSMSSIDAQKFEQMASALSSALNGGTGVLDNKSAFPTDPSMDLGNETTPPKNPETSQEAQLAKQEQEELEKLKKQLDQYISENGLTEQLDTKLNQSQLMITIADNAVFASGQATVKTEARVLAKNISRMLQQFPDYDVIVTGHTDNMPINNAQYNDNWDLSSDRALNFLKIMLLNTNLDPSKFTPSGYGEYHPVASNDTPEGRAQNRRVEISIIRKYTGSSNTMSVE; this is encoded by the coding sequence GTGAAAAAGACTAAGAAAAGACATGAAGAGCATGAAGAGCATGTAGACGAGAGCTGGCTGCTTCCGTATTCTGACCTGATGACCTTGCTTCTGGCCTTATTCATCACTTTGTTCTCCATGAGCTCTATTGATGCTCAGAAGTTTGAACAAATGGCGAGTGCTCTAAGCAGTGCGCTTAATGGCGGTACGGGTGTATTGGATAACAAGTCTGCCTTTCCCACCGATCCCAGCATGGACTTAGGCAACGAAACGACTCCGCCCAAAAATCCGGAGACTTCTCAAGAGGCTCAGCTCGCGAAGCAAGAGCAGGAAGAGCTGGAGAAGCTGAAGAAGCAGCTCGATCAATATATTAGCGAGAACGGGCTCACCGAACAGCTGGATACCAAGCTCAATCAATCACAGCTTATGATTACCATCGCAGACAATGCTGTCTTTGCTTCAGGGCAAGCGACAGTGAAGACCGAGGCAAGAGTTCTAGCTAAGAATATATCCCGCATGCTGCAGCAATTTCCTGACTATGATGTCATTGTTACCGGTCACACGGATAATATGCCTATCAACAATGCACAATATAATGACAACTGGGATCTGAGCAGCGACCGGGCTTTGAATTTCTTGAAAATTATGCTGCTGAACACGAATCTGGATCCTTCGAAATTTACACCTAGCGGCTATGGGGAATATCACCCTGTCGCGTCTAATGATACGCCAGAAGGTCGCGCCCAGAATCGACGCGTCGAAATTTCAATTATTCGAAAATACACTGGAAGCTCTAACACGATGAGTGTGGAGTAA
- the motA gene encoding flagellar motor stator protein MotA has protein sequence MEISTIIGLILGLVSLVVGMIFKGAPLINLVNNPAAYLIIFGGTAATIFMAFPMSEVKKIPKLFKIVFMKQKMIDKVSLISMFSEWASITRREGLLALEAKVDEIDDNFLRSGMRMIIDGNDQEFVSDVLMEDIHATEERHKTGALIFSQMGMYAPTLGVLGAVVGLIAALGDLSDMDKLAHAIAAAFIATLLGIFTGYVLWHPIANKLKRISKKEAELKLMMVEGLLSIQSGVSTIAINQKLSVFLTPSERAELASKEGSTGEKD, from the coding sequence ATGGAAATTTCAACAATTATTGGACTGATACTAGGGTTAGTGTCCCTAGTTGTAGGTATGATCTTTAAGGGTGCACCACTTATTAATTTGGTGAACAACCCTGCAGCTTACCTGATTATTTTTGGTGGTACGGCGGCTACCATTTTTATGGCATTCCCCATGTCAGAGGTCAAAAAAATACCCAAGCTGTTTAAGATTGTCTTCATGAAGCAGAAGATGATTGATAAGGTATCACTGATCAGCATGTTCTCCGAGTGGGCATCCATTACGCGTCGCGAAGGACTCCTCGCACTCGAGGCAAAAGTAGACGAAATCGACGATAACTTCCTGCGCAGCGGGATGCGTATGATTATAGACGGCAATGATCAGGAATTTGTCAGTGACGTCTTGATGGAGGACATCCACGCGACAGAGGAACGACACAAGACAGGCGCATTGATCTTCTCTCAAATGGGTATGTATGCTCCTACGCTTGGTGTTCTTGGCGCGGTTGTCGGTCTTATCGCCGCCCTTGGCGATCTCAGTGATATGGACAAGCTGGCTCACGCCATCGCAGCTGCCTTTATTGCGACCCTGTTAGGTATATTTACAGGATATGTGCTCTGGCATCCAATTGCGAATAAGCTCAAGCGTATTTCCAAAAAAGAAGCCGAGCTTAAATTAATGATGGTCGAAGGTCTGTTGTCCATTCAATCTGGTGTATCCACCATTGCGATCAATCAGAAGTTGTCCGTATTCCTGACCCCGAGCGAACGCGCAGAGCTAGCAAGCAAGGAGGGAAGCACAGGTGAAAAAGACTAA